One Misgurnus anguillicaudatus chromosome 22, ASM2758022v2, whole genome shotgun sequence DNA segment encodes these proteins:
- the LOC141358913 gene encoding uncharacterized protein, with amino-acid sequence MAFYSLVQKNDPAGVPTCRAALRGLGGPCRHGERLAMERTYDNKAFEDDNLVAVIEQSPNTSETRAHPPEASPSTVVIDPPSGDDQEGVQSSQDMAVIVETHPEPREEDQLETIFEEGKATPSPHSDIQLQCMDDWRSREFEADQDVPSPPPPNPPPAQEEGLRSSLTLQTSEPCSTPVRHSISISHGLSPLLLSHCVSLGTTSVAVDVRFYPPAPPAADHPQCPAFIPTGPHVNTRLEHELTAPSTSHSK; translated from the exons CTTTGAGGGGTCTTGGTGGGCCATGCAGACACGGGGAACGTCTTGCAATGGAAAGGACGTATGATAACAA AGCATTTGAGGATGACAATTTGGTGGCTGTTATTGAGCAAAGCCCCAACACGTCAGAGACCAGAGCGCATCCACCAGAAGCTAGCCCGTCCACCGTGGTGATCGATCCACCTTCCGGTGATGATCAAGAAGGTGTCCAATCTAGCCAAGATATGGCAGTTATTGTGGAGACACATCCAGAACCTAGAGAAGAGGACCAG TTGGAGACTATATTTGAAGAGGGGAAGGCTACTCCCTCACCACATTCTGACATTCAGCTTCAGTGTATGGATGACtggaggagcagagagtttgaAGCAGATCAGGACGTCCCATCGCCTCCTCCACCCAATCCACCGCCCGCCCAGGAGGAGGGTCTGCGTTCCTCCCTGACCCTCCAGACCAGCGAGCCCTGCTCGACTCCTGTACGTCACAGCATTAGCATCTCCCACGGGTTGTCTCCtctcctgctgtctcactgcgTGTCACTGGGCACGACGTCTGTTGCTGTGGACGTTCGCTTTTACCCACCAGCCCCGCCAGCGGCTGATCATCCTCAGTGTCCTGCTTTCATACCCACAGGCCCGCATGTTAACACCAGATTGGAGCATGAATTAACTGCACCATCTACCAGTCACAGTAAATAG